From the Schistocerca piceifrons isolate TAMUIC-IGC-003096 chromosome 2, iqSchPice1.1, whole genome shotgun sequence genome, the window TGGATTGAAAGAGTTGACACCTGATGTTGACTGTCAATATGTACGAACACTGTCTAGCTCGGATCATTTGTAATCCTGCACAGCCAAGGTGTTTATCTGTCAACATGTGAGCACTGTCCAAATATACATTCTTTCATGACATGTGTATGAGAGTTGTTTGACGAAAATGGAATTGAGTAACAAACTGTGGAAATCTACAGACAGACCAACTCTCCAAAGACATGTATCTTCTGTGGCAGGCTTCTAGgaaaacattgtcaaaaattttaatgaaagctCCTGTTGCAGGTCTCCATAGCCACCCAACAGTTTGAATTTCTGCAGTAtctgagatagatagatagatagagagagagagagagagagagatatgacagTGAATACATtgttaatatatctaaaaacaaagatgatgtgacttaccaaatgaaagcactggcaggttgatagatacacaaacatacacacaaaattctagctttcgcaaccaacggctgcttcatcaggaaagtgggttttaagggagagggtaaggagtcattccaatcccgggagcggaaagacttaccttagggggaaaaaaggacaggtatacactcgcatacacacacacatccatccgcacatacacagatacaagcagacatctgcttgtgtctgtatatgtgcggatggatatatttgtgtgtgtgtgtgtgtgtgtgtgtgtgagtgtgtgtgtgtgtgcgcgcgcgattttctgcttgtgtctgtatatgtgcggatggatatatatatatgtgtgtgtgtgtgtgtgtgtgtgtgtgtgtgtgtgtgtgtgtggagtgtatacctgtccttttttccccctaaggtaagtctttccgctcccaagattggaatgactccttaccctctcccttaaaacccacatccttttgtctttccccctctttcctgatgaagcagccgttggttgcgaaagctagaattttgtgtgtatgtttgtgtttgtttcacTGCCACATCAAGTGGCAAAGGACCATGTTATGGTATTGGAATACTATCAGGAGACTTGCTGCCCGTGCCAATCTGCAGTGTATATACAATTACCAGATGATGACACCCTACAGTTGTGTGTGGGCTGTTCCTAGAACATTTCAGTTTCACTTCCATTATGAAATTAACAGTGAGTCTGATGAAGGAGCATCTCTCCTTCTTGAGTGGTTAACACAGGTTTGCACAGTTGCAGGTACTCACAAGCTACACTGTGTTGTTCCCACTGCCCAAACAAAATCCAGTTGAAGATTTTTCCAGTTCCCCATACATCAGAAAGGAGTGTTGAACACAGATTCAACAAAACTCATACCTCGGTGATATCACTGGATACATTGCCTGCATGTATGAAGTTTGCTGCTGGCTTGAATGTTTTTTGAATGTTAATAAAGATAACAGCGTGTTTACAATTAGCTTCTACATCCTCACAGCCCTTCACCTTCATTTTCGTACCACAAGGAACCTGACATCTTTACTCTGTACAAGAAAGACTTTCTTACAAAGGTTGACTGAGAAAAGCAACAGGCCAAATTTCATTCCACCAAAATTTGCTCAAAAAGTGTCATATCTTGCTACCCAGTATTGAAGCATGGTAAGTCCTGATGATAAATTTGTCATTGCATTTGTTTGTATAAATATGAACCCTTTTTTCCATGCATTCCACGCCTGTTTGGCTGGAATGGTTATATTGTTTTGCATCAATGTAGGTTGGAGGACATAGTCTGTTACCTTGCATACTGCAAATGCTTGTTGTTGACCTGTTCACATTGCTACCTTACTGTGCATTgctagcacaatatatttttaaaagttaacatgtttttcagtgctttgtcatTTTATTGCAGTTCAGCTACACCAGTGTTAAATTAGTACAGAGGTTCACAGTTAACATGCAAAAGAAAATGCTaacattaaatttaaatatttaattctaATAATGCAATAAGTTGTCATGAAATGGAAAAATAGCAATGACTTGACAGCCTTATATGGCTTTTGTCATTTAATTTTCTGTTATAAGTTAGTGGTAAGTCAGAAGCCCTGCAGGCTATGTGCTGCATGCTGTGCTTACcagtaaagtaaaatttattttaatatgttcACACCTGAATAACATCATgtaatttggcacacacattaaaaatgtataagtaacataaaataatttcaaaacaaaaaaaattgtgtttgtaatTTTAAGAATTTAAAAAAGTTGGTTTTGGAAAATTCAGAGTTTTATGAATATAGTAAAGTAGCACATATTTTTAAAGCCTATGAGAAACTGAACAAAATCGTACAGCTTTTGAGGTACAATCATTTTGAGGTTTCAGAACATGACCAAAATCCCAAAActtgaaaactttaaaaattcaaaaatgaatGGTCCAAAAAAAGTTTAATTTGGCATTTTTATACTGACAACTGCTAGTATCAATACCAACATTTAAAGTTTGTATCAAGTACGCTAAGTAGAGGCTACTTGCAGACATTTAACACTCTGCAAGGATAGGAAAGTTGAATAAAAATCTGGAGGAAAAAGTAAGCTCTGTATTCATAGAATTGTTAGGTAAATGTAGAGAATCAGTATTCAAGGAAAACTATACAACAATTCTGCTGTTTCATTCGTATAACTTGTTTAGGCACCCTGAAAATAAGATAAGGGCACTTGCTGAGCCTTATAGACAATTTTCACTTGCTTCATATTTGGATGAAGTTGCCTCCATAATTTCCTTTTATGTGAGTTTTTTCTGCACTGTACAGTATACATCATTTCTTTGTGTTGGTTGAAGACCAttgtttaacattttatttttatcttctttattttcCAGGAGGTTGCATTCTAAAATCTAAAGGTAGTGATGTcctcaaaaagaaaaatgtttttgctGATCTCAGTAATATTATGAGACAAAAAAATGAAGCTGAATCACTGATAGATGATGATCCCAAAATTTCAAACCTGTCTGCTTGTGACAAGAAAAGCAAAAATATAGAAAATGACAATGGCAAGGATAGGCACCAGAGATTGTATGAAAAAATGATAGCTGAGAAAAATATCTTTCCCGGCACATCTTGTGAAGTTCCTAATTATCTTCTAGATGCCCCATACTTGTACAGTGAAAATATCCTCTTCGATGAAAGCAGTAATTCCACTTTCGGCGAAAATTCCAGAATTGAGGAAGACGTTTTCTTTGGAACATATTATTCCATTTCAGAAGACGAGAGAGAATTAATTAGCACAGCTAACTGGGATACGGATACACCTGAAACTATGTCTGGATATTGTTCTGAAGAGGGAAGCTGCGATACAAGTTATGGTAAGAATTATTCTCTTCTTTTGTGTATGTAAATTTTTTGAACATTAATCTTAACTTTTAAAGTTATAGGATAGTTGACATAAAATGCTCAGGTAGATTGTGAACTTAAGCTTCCACACCATTCTTAGCCATTTCTGTACTTTTGTGATGCAGACTCCCtatcaggaagaagagacaaactttTATCATGAAAAACTGCAGTGTTTCCATTATTGTTTCTTTATAACATTTTACAGATGACCGATGGCTTGAGAAACCTCTCTGGAAGACAAGTGAAGGATTTCACCAGATTGTTGAAGTGCCAGAAACATCAAAATGTGAAACACTGACGAAATTGGAAGACATGGAGTTTACCAGTTTCTTTACTGAAATCCCAACTTCTGTAAAAACAACTTTAGGTACTGTATTTGTACTGATtttattcattaccttatttatGCTCTTTGGATCATTTCCGCACAACGAAATACTACTTGGCACACGACACTGTGTGGGTTGATTCTCCAGCCTTACCGTCAACCACAATACTTCTACAGTTGGACTAACATCATTAATTGCCAAGACACGAGTACCATGAATGATAGGAAGAGGTGGGGTTCAGAAGTTTGGTAAACTGATTCTATATATCTCCCTTTGCACACTAAAATTCTCCTGATCATCTATATTTTGAATTTCACCTGTTTCACATTCCTCCTGACATTTGAGGAACGAAAGGTGTTGGTGTACTTAAAAAGATCCCCCTATAAAGCCTGTATATCGGATGTGAATTTAGGCTTTTTATTAATAGCATGCACATCAGGCATCCTATtagcgtctttggttcataatcaaaacgtcttcggtcccgggttcgatcctcgccactgcctaaattttgataatcagcattggcggccgaagacttccgacataagaagtcagcctcattctgccaacggccttgtcaaagagggcggaggagcggatagaggttcagggcactctcttgtcctaggggtgggaaattgcccctaatggtggaagaatcagcaatgatcaatgacatgaggatgcagaaggcaatggaaaccactgcattaaagacacataacgtgtatccacaggacatgtggcctgtaattgaagaagtgtcatgatgatctctccattggcaaaagattccggaatagtcccccattcggatctccgggaggggactgccaagggggaggttaccatgagaaaaagatcgaataatcaacgaaaggataacgttctacgagtcagggcgtggaatgtcagaagcttgaacgtggtagggaaactagaaaatctgaaaagggaaatgcaaaggctcaatctagatatagtaggggtcagtgaagtgaagtggaaggaagacaaggatttctggtcagatgagtatcgggtaatatcaacagcagcagaaaatggtataacaggtgtaggattcgttatgaatagggtaatgcagtatgtaaagggggacgaaaatctaatattcatgggcgactggaatgcagttgtaggggaaggagtagaagaaaaggttacaggagaatatgggcttgggacaaggaatgaaagaggagaaagactaattgagttctgtaacaagtttcagctagtaatagcgaataccctgttcaagaatcacaagaggaggtggtatacttggaaaaggccgggagatacgggaagatttcaattagattacatcatggtcagacagagattccgaaatcagatactggactgtaaggcgtacccaggagcagatatagactcagatcacaatatagtagtgatgaagagtaggctgaagttcaagacattagtcaggaagaatcaatacgcaaagaagtgggatacggaagtactaaggaatgacgaggtacgtttgaagttctctaacgctatagatacagcaataaggaatagcgcagtaggcagtacagttgaagaggaatggacatgtctaaaaagggccatcacagaagttgggaacgaaaacataggtacaaagaaggtagctgcgaagaaaccatgggtaacagaaga encodes:
- the LOC124777400 gene encoding uncharacterized protein LOC124777400; translated protein: MYEIFSDRETQDLQRSNHQRRSIDVKGGCILKSKGSDVLKKKNVFADLSNIMRQKNEAESLIDDDPKISNLSACDKKSKNIENDNGKDRHQRLYEKMIAEKNIFPGTSCEVPNYLLDAPYLYSENILFDESSNSTFGENSRIEEDVFFGTYYSISEDERELISTANWDTDTPETMSGYCSEEGSCDTSYDDRWLEKPLWKTSEGFHQIVEVPETSKCETLTKLEDMEFTSFFTEIPTSVKTTLDVPDVLFGSDYENDGPKIPVPDLEW